From the Clavibacter phaseoli genome, one window contains:
- a CDS encoding phosphate ABC transporter substrate-binding protein PstS, protein MKISRLGSAAALAAVTAIALSSCAANEAPAEGGDASASTLSGSLNGIGATSQGSAQEAWSAAFQTANPDVTVSYAGEGSGAGREAFMAGGQNANFAGSDRALKTDELTGTFGQCADGVKPIDIPAYISPIALMFKIDGVTELHLDAATAAGIFKGTITKWNDPAIVALNPDATMPDAGITAVHRSDDSGTTENFAKYLNTTAKDVWDATPAGVWPYQGGEAAQGTSGVVDAITGGTNIIGYADASKAGDLGVAKIKVGDEFVGFSPEAAAAVVEASPEAEGREANDVVFDLDYSTTESGVYPIVLVSYLIACQEYKDPAVGELVKAYLGYVTSTEGQQVAADKAGAAPLSDTVAAQVKTAVESIK, encoded by the coding sequence GTGAAGATCTCGCGTCTCGGCAGCGCAGCAGCGCTCGCCGCCGTCACCGCCATCGCCCTCTCCTCCTGCGCCGCCAACGAGGCGCCCGCCGAGGGGGGCGACGCCTCGGCGTCCACCCTGTCCGGCTCGCTCAACGGCATCGGCGCCACCTCGCAGGGCTCCGCGCAGGAGGCCTGGAGCGCCGCGTTCCAGACCGCCAACCCCGACGTCACCGTCAGCTACGCCGGCGAGGGATCCGGCGCCGGGCGCGAGGCGTTCATGGCCGGCGGCCAGAACGCGAACTTCGCCGGCTCCGACCGCGCGCTCAAGACCGACGAGCTCACGGGCACGTTCGGCCAGTGCGCCGACGGCGTCAAGCCGATCGACATCCCGGCCTACATCTCCCCCATCGCCCTCATGTTCAAGATCGACGGCGTGACGGAGCTGCACCTCGACGCCGCCACCGCCGCGGGCATCTTCAAGGGCACCATCACGAAGTGGAACGACCCGGCCATCGTCGCGCTCAACCCCGACGCCACGATGCCCGACGCCGGCATCACCGCCGTGCACCGCTCGGACGACTCGGGCACCACCGAGAACTTCGCCAAGTACCTCAACACCACGGCGAAGGACGTCTGGGACGCCACGCCCGCGGGCGTCTGGCCCTACCAGGGCGGCGAGGCGGCCCAGGGCACGTCCGGCGTCGTCGACGCCATCACCGGCGGCACGAACATCATCGGCTACGCCGACGCGTCCAAGGCGGGCGACCTGGGCGTCGCGAAGATCAAGGTCGGCGACGAGTTCGTCGGCTTCTCGCCGGAGGCCGCCGCGGCCGTCGTCGAGGCGTCGCCCGAGGCCGAGGGCCGCGAGGCGAACGACGTCGTCTTCGACCTCGACTACTCCACCACCGAGTCCGGCGTGTACCCGATCGTCCTCGTCAGCTACCTCATCGCCTGCCAGGAGTACAAGGACCCGGCCGTCGGCGAGCTCGTCAAGGCCTACCTCGGCTACGTGACCAGCACCGAGGGCCAGCAGGTCGCCGCCGATAAGGCCGGCGCCGCGCCGCTGTCCGACACGGTCGCCGCGCAGGTCAAGACCGCGGTCGAGTCGATCAAGTAG
- a CDS encoding NUDIX hydrolase has product MGDVPPSPSVFAAGAVVWHVVEGRIRVLIIHRTRRRDTSLPKGKVDPGETLPQTAVREVHEETGLRVALGVPLGAIEYGISGGRRKSVSYWAAEATDAMVEAGRFEPDDEVESVEWVSIPNARKRLDYPGEVQILDLFAGLVETGSHRSFALIALRHGHAVQPYEWDGADASRPLSARGQGEARSIVPTLLAFGPRVVTSSTAERCLQTVAPLAEALGRRVKEDAGISQDAYETDGGSVRATVAKRVRKARSAVLCSHSPVLPEILHEIALATETPRASRMPRAGMLSPAEFSVVHLSASDPEAGILAVETYGPSA; this is encoded by the coding sequence GTGGGGGACGTGCCCCCCTCCCCCTCCGTCTTCGCCGCAGGCGCCGTCGTCTGGCACGTGGTCGAGGGCCGGATCCGGGTGCTCATCATCCACCGCACGCGCCGCCGCGACACCTCCCTGCCCAAGGGCAAGGTGGATCCCGGCGAGACTCTCCCGCAGACCGCCGTCCGCGAGGTGCACGAGGAGACCGGCCTCCGGGTCGCGCTCGGCGTGCCCCTCGGCGCCATCGAGTACGGCATCTCCGGAGGTCGCCGGAAGTCGGTGAGCTACTGGGCCGCCGAGGCCACGGACGCCATGGTCGAGGCGGGCCGCTTCGAGCCCGACGACGAGGTCGAGAGCGTCGAGTGGGTCTCGATCCCCAACGCCCGCAAGCGCCTCGACTACCCGGGCGAGGTGCAGATCCTCGACCTGTTCGCCGGGCTCGTGGAGACGGGCTCGCACCGGTCGTTCGCCCTCATCGCGCTGCGCCACGGCCACGCCGTGCAGCCGTACGAGTGGGACGGGGCCGACGCGTCCCGGCCGCTCAGCGCGCGCGGACAGGGCGAGGCGCGGTCGATCGTGCCGACGCTGCTGGCGTTCGGGCCGCGCGTGGTCACGAGCAGCACGGCCGAGCGCTGCCTGCAGACGGTCGCGCCCCTCGCCGAGGCCCTCGGCCGTCGCGTGAAGGAGGACGCCGGGATCAGCCAGGACGCGTACGAGACCGACGGCGGATCCGTGCGGGCCACCGTCGCGAAGCGCGTGCGCAAGGCCCGGAGCGCCGTGCTCTGCAGCCACAGCCCGGTGCTGCCGGAGATCCTGCACGAGATCGCCCTCGCCACCGAGACGCCGCGCGCGAGCCGCATGCCGCGGGCCGGGATGCTGTCGCCCGCCGAGTTCTCGGTGGTGCACCTGTCGGCGTCGGATCCGGAGGCCGGGATCCTCGCGGTCGAGACGTACGGGCCGTCGGCCTGA
- a CDS encoding RNA degradosome polyphosphate kinase translates to MDSETYIGDAKAVAESLDDFDEDEILEDDGTLPEGRFLDRELSWLAFNRRVLELAEDPELPVLERANFLAIFASNLDEFFMVRVAGLKRRIATGLAVPTNIGRTPAEVLSAINETAYRLQVRHAAAFNDSVRPALEEHGIRIVRWDSLDEAQQDRLHELFSEQVFPVLMPLAVDPAHPFPYISGLSLNLSVRIRNPKTNRQEFARIKVPQMLPRFMPLTPDTRSGPIDFIALEDLIANQLETLFPGMEIVEHHVFRVTRNEDVQIEEDETENLIQALEKELLRRRFGPPIRLEISDDMDAVTLDLLMRELDITEQEVFTLPSPLDLGGLFDLAKLDRPALHYPNNVPTTAVALKPAEDNSRADIFRSIAQQDILLHHPYESFTTSVQAFLEQAAADPHVLAIKQTLYRTSGDSPIVEALIDAAEAGKQVLALVEIKARFDEQANITWARKLEKAGVHVVYGVAGLKTHCKLALVIRQEKGGVLRHYSHIGTGNYNPKTSRIYEDLGLLTADDVVGKDLTRLFNELSGYGIEKKFKRLLVAPLHLRKGLLKRIAVETQNALDGKPSGIRIKVNSIVDEKIIDALYRASNAGVPVQVWVRGICSLTPGQPGLSENIEVRSILGRYLEHSRVFSFVNDGDQATYIGSADMMHRNLDRRVEALVRLVDPAHLQEIEDLFDRAMADTTSAWVLDSDGEWTRRNKGADGTTLEDLQTAVMGIVAKRKRRVLR, encoded by the coding sequence ATGGACAGCGAGACGTACATCGGCGATGCGAAGGCGGTCGCCGAATCCCTGGACGACTTCGACGAGGACGAGATCCTGGAGGACGACGGGACCCTCCCCGAGGGGCGCTTCCTCGACCGCGAGCTGAGCTGGCTGGCCTTCAACCGCCGCGTGCTGGAGCTCGCCGAGGACCCGGAGCTGCCGGTCCTCGAGCGCGCCAACTTCCTCGCCATCTTCGCGAGCAACCTCGACGAGTTCTTCATGGTGCGCGTCGCCGGCCTCAAGCGCCGCATCGCGACGGGCCTCGCCGTCCCCACCAACATCGGCCGCACCCCCGCCGAGGTGCTCTCCGCCATCAACGAGACCGCGTACCGGCTCCAGGTGCGTCACGCGGCCGCCTTCAACGACAGCGTCCGGCCGGCCCTCGAGGAGCACGGCATCCGCATCGTGCGCTGGGACTCGCTCGACGAGGCGCAGCAGGACCGCCTGCACGAGCTGTTCTCCGAGCAGGTCTTCCCCGTGCTCATGCCGCTCGCGGTGGATCCGGCGCACCCGTTCCCCTACATCTCCGGCCTGTCGCTCAACCTCTCGGTGCGCATCCGCAACCCGAAGACGAACCGCCAGGAGTTCGCGCGCATCAAGGTGCCGCAGATGCTGCCGCGCTTCATGCCGCTCACGCCGGACACCCGCTCGGGCCCCATCGACTTCATCGCGCTCGAGGATCTCATCGCGAACCAGCTCGAGACGCTGTTCCCGGGCATGGAGATCGTCGAGCACCACGTCTTCCGCGTCACGCGCAACGAGGACGTGCAGATCGAGGAGGACGAGACCGAGAACCTCATCCAGGCCCTCGAGAAGGAGCTGCTGCGGCGCCGGTTCGGCCCGCCCATCCGCCTCGAGATCTCGGACGACATGGACGCCGTCACGCTCGACCTCCTCATGCGCGAGCTCGACATCACCGAGCAGGAGGTGTTCACGCTGCCGTCCCCCCTCGACCTCGGCGGCCTGTTCGACCTCGCCAAGCTCGACCGCCCGGCGCTGCACTACCCGAACAACGTGCCCACCACGGCCGTCGCGCTGAAGCCGGCCGAGGACAACTCGCGCGCCGACATCTTCCGCTCCATCGCGCAGCAGGACATCCTGCTGCACCACCCCTACGAGTCGTTCACCACGAGCGTGCAGGCGTTCCTCGAGCAGGCGGCGGCGGACCCCCACGTGCTCGCCATCAAGCAGACCCTCTACCGCACGAGCGGCGACAGCCCCATCGTCGAGGCGCTCATCGACGCGGCCGAGGCGGGCAAGCAGGTGCTCGCGCTGGTGGAGATCAAGGCCCGGTTCGACGAGCAGGCCAACATCACGTGGGCGCGCAAGCTCGAGAAGGCCGGCGTGCACGTGGTCTACGGCGTCGCGGGCCTCAAGACCCACTGCAAGCTCGCGCTCGTCATCCGCCAGGAGAAGGGCGGGGTGCTCCGGCACTACAGCCACATCGGCACGGGCAACTACAACCCCAAGACGAGCCGCATCTACGAGGACCTCGGGCTCCTCACCGCGGACGACGTGGTGGGCAAGGACCTCACGCGCCTGTTCAACGAGCTCTCCGGCTACGGCATCGAGAAGAAGTTCAAGCGCCTGCTCGTCGCGCCGCTGCACCTGCGGAAGGGCCTGCTCAAGCGCATCGCCGTGGAGACGCAGAACGCGCTCGACGGCAAGCCGAGCGGCATCCGCATCAAGGTCAACTCCATCGTCGACGAGAAGATCATCGACGCGCTGTACCGGGCCAGCAACGCGGGCGTGCCGGTGCAGGTCTGGGTGCGCGGCATCTGCTCGCTCACGCCGGGGCAGCCGGGGCTCAGCGAGAACATCGAGGTGCGGTCGATCCTCGGCCGCTACCTCGAGCACAGCCGCGTGTTCTCGTTCGTCAACGACGGCGACCAGGCCACCTACATCGGCAGCGCCGACATGATGCACCGCAACCTCGACCGCCGCGTCGAGGCCCTGGTGCGCCTCGTCGATCCCGCGCACCTGCAGGAGATCGAGGACCTGTTCGACCGCGCCATGGCCGACACCACCTCCGCCTGGGTCCTCGACTCCGACGGCGAGTGGACGCGCCGCAACAAGGGCGCCGACGGCACCACGCTGGAGGACCTGCAGACCGCGGTGATGGGCATCGTGGCCAAGCGCAAGCGGCGCGTGCTCCGCTGA
- the mshD gene encoding mycothiol synthase, with translation MSAFPPPPTPAPDAPRVARVDPTPDAVRGVLALGDLAREADGVGPFNEQTRLTLGADGGPALLAAPGTDDRPVGAAVVARGDAGIEAELVVDPTHRGRGVGRALLDAVLAEAAGSPVSVWAHGDHPGARGLAAATGLDRARELLQLRASVAEARAGLGERPMPAGLALSSFTAEDADDWVALNARAFASHPEQGRMTRGDLDDRVAEPWFDASLLLLARDADGRLAGFHWLKAEDGEAEVYVLGVDPDRAARGLGSALLAAGLDLLAARGLEEVDLYVEADNAPALALYRRAAFRDAALDVQYRSA, from the coding sequence GTGAGCGCGTTCCCGCCCCCGCCGACCCCGGCGCCTGACGCCCCGCGCGTCGCCCGCGTCGACCCGACCCCCGACGCCGTCCGCGGCGTCCTCGCGCTCGGCGACCTGGCCCGCGAGGCCGACGGCGTCGGCCCGTTCAACGAGCAGACCCGCCTCACGCTCGGCGCCGACGGCGGACCCGCCCTCCTCGCCGCGCCGGGGACGGACGACCGCCCCGTCGGCGCAGCCGTCGTCGCGCGCGGGGACGCCGGGATCGAGGCCGAGCTCGTCGTGGATCCGACCCACCGCGGCCGGGGCGTCGGCCGCGCGCTCCTCGACGCCGTGCTCGCGGAGGCCGCGGGATCCCCCGTCTCCGTCTGGGCGCACGGTGACCACCCGGGCGCGCGTGGCCTCGCCGCCGCGACCGGGCTCGACCGGGCCCGCGAGCTCCTGCAGCTGCGCGCGTCGGTCGCGGAGGCGCGCGCCGGCCTCGGCGAGCGCCCGATGCCCGCGGGCCTCGCGCTCTCCTCCTTCACGGCGGAGGACGCCGACGACTGGGTCGCGCTCAACGCGCGCGCCTTCGCCAGCCACCCCGAGCAGGGCCGCATGACGCGCGGCGACCTCGACGACCGCGTCGCCGAGCCCTGGTTCGACGCCTCCCTGCTGCTCCTCGCCCGCGACGCGGACGGCCGGCTGGCCGGCTTCCACTGGCTCAAGGCGGAGGACGGCGAGGCGGAGGTCTACGTGCTGGGAGTGGACCCGGACCGCGCGGCCCGCGGGCTCGGATCCGCGCTCCTCGCCGCCGGCCTCGACCTGCTCGCCGCGCGCGGCCTCGAGGAGGTCGACCTCTACGTCGAGGCGGACAACGCGCCCGCCCTCGCGCTGTACCGCAGGGCCGCCTTCCGCGACGCCGCACTCGACGTCCAGTACCGCAGCGCCTGA
- a CDS encoding response regulator transcription factor, producing the protein MAQLLILTSSADTDVLPALGLLSHRTRHIQADASSLVNAPAADLVLVDARRDLASAKSLCKILTTTGGGTPLILVLTEGGLTAVSADWGATDVILDSAGPAEVDARVRLVIGRAALEHTGSKIQASGVVIDEASYSAKVHGKPLDLTFKEFELLRFFASHPSRVFTREQLLSEVWGYDYFGGTRTVDVHVRRLRAKLGDLESLIGTVRNVGYRFNVYEEDSERVPAPADPGA; encoded by the coding sequence GTGGCCCAGCTGTTGATCCTGACCTCGTCCGCGGACACCGACGTGCTCCCGGCACTCGGGCTCCTCAGCCACCGCACCCGGCACATCCAGGCGGATGCGTCGAGCCTGGTGAACGCCCCCGCGGCCGACCTCGTGCTCGTCGACGCCCGACGCGACCTCGCCAGCGCGAAGTCGCTCTGCAAGATCCTCACGACCACGGGCGGCGGCACGCCGCTCATCCTCGTGCTCACCGAGGGCGGCCTCACCGCGGTCAGCGCGGACTGGGGCGCCACCGACGTGATCCTCGACTCCGCCGGCCCCGCCGAGGTCGACGCGCGCGTGCGCCTCGTCATCGGCCGCGCGGCGCTGGAGCACACGGGCAGCAAGATCCAGGCGTCCGGCGTCGTCATCGACGAGGCCAGCTACTCGGCCAAGGTGCACGGCAAGCCCCTCGACCTCACGTTCAAGGAGTTCGAGCTGCTCCGCTTCTTCGCGAGCCATCCGTCGCGGGTCTTCACGCGCGAGCAGCTGCTCAGCGAGGTGTGGGGCTACGACTACTTCGGCGGCACGCGCACGGTCGACGTGCACGTGCGGCGCCTGCGCGCGAAGCTCGGCGACCTCGAGTCGCTCATCGGCACGGTGCGCAACGTCGGCTACCGCTTCAACGTCTACGAGGAGGACAGTGAGCGCGTTCCCGCCCCCGCCGACCCCGGCGCCTGA